ATCCAGCGCGCCATGCTGTAAGTGACAAACGCACAGAGTGCCAGCAGGAAAATAAAACAGGCGCGCCAGTTCACCAGCGTGTTCAGCACGCCACCAATCAGCGGAGCCAGTAACGGGCTGACCAGAATCCCCATGTTCAGCAGGCTGTTGGCGTGGCGCAGCTCCGTACCCGCATAAAGGTCACGCGGCAGGGTTCGCGCCATCACGCCACCGACGCCGGTACCAATGCCCTGCAAGGCGCTGGCCAGAATGAGCACCGTCAGGCTGTGCGTGGAGATAGCAATCAGCGTCGCCAGCATAAAAATGGTCATCCCGGCGAGGATCACCGGCCTGCGCCCAATTCTGTCCGCCAGTGGGCCGTAAAACAGCTGCGAGACGCCATAAGTCAGCAGATAAGCCGCCATCACGCTCTGTACCGCGCCTTCACGCACGTTTAAATCGCGCGCCATATCGGCAATAGCCGGAATATAAATGGTTTGCGCCATTTGTCCGACGGCGACCAGAAGCACCAGCATCAACAGCAAATTGACGTTTCTTTGCCTTTTCATCTCGATGATTACTTTAAAAAATTGGGGAATTAAAGAATATATGGCTGCAATTAAGCCTTTATGCGGGAGGAATCTATCACAGACAGATGACAGAACCACTATGCGGCACAGCAAAGGCGATGCTGCGCCAGGCAGGTTTTGTAAACAATTTTCGGCAACTTTTGTTGCCAGTTTGTCTTATGCAAGACGCAGTAAAATTGCCCCGACGGCAATACCGCAGGCAGCGATGATTCGCAGTCCGGCGACTTTCTCATTGAGCAATAAAAATGCCAGCAGCGCGCCGAAGAGAATCGAGGTTTCGCGCAGTGCCGCCACTATCGCCAGCGGCGCTTGTGTCATGGCCCACAGCGCCAGCCCATAGGAACCCATCGTGCCGATGCCGCCGGGCAATCCTTTTTTCCAGTTTGCCGCCAGATAACGCGTCACTTCTTGTCGGCGCGCCAGCATTGCCCACACCAGCAGGCAGAAGCCGTTCATAAAGAATGTCCACAGCGTGTAACCGAGCGCCGACCCGGCGAGGCGCACACCGGTGCCATCCACCAGTGTATAACCGGCGATAAAGCAGGAGTTGAGTAACGCCAGCCAGATGCCTTTACGCGACTGGCTGCGGCCATTGAACGCCATGCCGAGAATCGACAGGCAGATCACCGCAATCCCGCCCCAGGCCATGCTGGAGAGCGAATCGCCAAGCCACAACACGCTGATTATCGCCACCAGCAGCGGCGCGGTGCCGCGCATCAGCGGGTAGGTCTGGCTCATATCCGCCACCTGATAGGTTTTGGCGACCAGCACCGTGTAGATCACCTGCAAGGCGCAACTGGCAATGAGATAAGGTGCGCTGGCAAGTGTTGGCTGCGGAGAAAAAGGCAGCAAAATCAGTGCGATTAATGCAGCGGAACCACTGACGGCAATGGCCGAATAGAGCTTATCGCTGCCCGCTTTCACTATCGCGTTCCAGCTGGCATGCAGCAACGCGGCGAACAGCAGAATACAAAATACAGAGAGGGTCATAGCGGCACATGTGGATGGAATGTCACCAAAATGTAACATGATCAGCGCAATGGAAGCCAGCTAACCAGATCTCCGCAAATGGCGCGCTAAACAGTTAAAAACGTCTCGCGAAAAGTGAACAGTTTTATAAAAAGGCGCCACCAATAAATCGTAACAACCCCAAGTCACTACTCATCAATAAGGAGAAAACGTTATGGCCGGAGGAGCTTCGATGGGCGCGTCTTTAGCGTCCATGGGACAACTGGATATGGTTTCCGCTGCGACAACCATGATGAACGCCCAGGCGCAGTCAGCCAAAATGATCACCGATACCGTTAACGGTATTACCAGTTCGTTAATCGATTCGTCGACAAAAGCGCAAAACTCAATGCAGCAGGCGGGTAAAGCTATTCAATATTGAATGGCGTTAATAAAATAGCACTGTGCGATAAAGGAGTATTCTATGTGTTTTATTACCAGAGCAGCTTTAAATATGGTAAGCAACCCACAGGTTGTTTTTCAGCAAAACAATAATGTGTTAACGCGCTGCGGTTCTACCCCTAAGCCGCCTGAAAATAATAATACCTGCTGTAAACCAGACGATGGTAAAAACTGTCATAAACCCGATAACGACTGGAATCATTGCAATAAGCCAAACAACGACTGGAATAACTGCAATAAACCCAGCAACAACTGTCATAAGCCAAATAATAACTGGGATGGTTGCAACCGCCCTGATAATAACTGGAATAGTTGCAATCGACCAGGCAATAACGGGAATAACTGTTCCGGTACAAATAACCACCACCGGCCGGGCAATGATCGAAATGATTGCAATACCGATACTAAATCTATCCTGCGCCAGTTATCTGATATGTTAGAAAAACTCTCCAGGCAGGCGGGGCGAGATTTAAAATCGGCTTCCGGGAGCAATGATCCTTTTGATGTACTGAAAGCCAACCGGTCGATGTCGAACTATTATTTAAATAACCAGTTTGTCTCGAAAATGATCAGTAAAATGACCAGCAGCGTGGAGCGAATGACTAACCTGCAATAACGATAAAAGCCATTATGTTAATAAGAGCAATTAACGCCATCACCTTGTTATTACTGGTCATCTTCCTCTCCGGGTGCCAGGGTGAACTGGCGTTATATCAGGGGCTTGCTGAGCCAGCGGCTAACGCCATCGTTGCAGAACTCAAGGACAAAGGTATTGAGGCCGCAAAGCGTTCGGATAAAACGGGTTATTCCGTTTCGATATCTATGTCCGATCTTCCTGAAGCTGTGAAAATATTACATTCCGCAGGATTGCCCTCCCAGAGCTATGTTAGCCTGGGAGATGTTTTTCGTAAGGAAGGGATGATTTCATCACCGCTTGAAGAACGCGTGCGTTATATTTATGCCTTATCTCAGGAGCTTGAGTTTACGTTATCGCAAATCGATGGCGTTATTATGGCAAGAGTACATATTGTTCTGCCTGAACGTATCTCAGCGGGCGAGCCAATACAACCTGCCTCAGCGGCGGTATTTATTAAATATAACCGGGATATTCGTGTGGAAAAATTACAACCCGTTATCAGGCGAATGGCGCTCAGCAGTATTCCGGGAATGGTGGATGCCGATGATAAAAAATTGTCTATTTCTTTTATCCCCACAGAGGAATATAAAGCGCAAGGTATTGCGCCGGAAAATAAAAAGCCAAACACCATGATATTGTATTTTCTGGGTGGTCTCTGCTTACTTGCGTCGCTTTATTTCTTTATACAGAAAAAATGACATCAATTTCATTAAAGGGATTTTCATGCTGCGATGGATTCACTGGTGGCGCAATGGCTGGCGTCATAAACGTCATCACAGTTGGCCGTTGCCGGAAGAGCTAAACATTATCCACGCGGTTATCACTTATGCGGAAACACACCAAAGGCTCTGGATTGATAACCTTTTTGGTGTCAAACCTACGGCGATTCCTGAACCCACAGAGGCGTTTATTAACGTCATTGAACTATTACAACACCAGCGCGTTTTATTATTTGAAGCTCTTTTTTGTGTCTGCGTGGCTGACCCATCATCGGTCTATCATTTTTTGTCTCCAGATGCTCAGCAATGGTGCCGCCGGTTGGCTATGGGGTTAAAACCAGGCTTGTGGATGCCACCTCTCTCGTCCGATCCGGAAATTACCGGAATCATCTTGCTCCGTGGCTGGGTTGGCGAACCTGTCTGGTCACGAATGCGTTTTTCTTTGCCGAAGGAAAACGTTGAAGTGATCGAACGGCAGGTTGCCATCACCCTTGCGCCACAAAAACTTTCCGCACTCTGGGTGGCGGTTCTCGCCTGGATGCAGCGCGAAAGCCAACGGGAAAACAGCCATGCTGACAATGCATAAAATCAGCCCGCTTGCCGGTATTTCGCTGGTGCGACAACCGGTGATCCGCAAAGAGGATGTCGCCAACTTTTGCTTGTCCGACGCGGTAATGGATAACGCGCATCTTCGCGCCGGGGAGGTAATAAAACAGGCGCAACTCACCGCAGAACAGCTTCGTCAGCAGGCCTATGAAGAGGTCTCGACAGCGCTGTGGGCACAGGCGCGAGTCATCCTTGATGACTGGGAAAAAGAACGTGAAGAGATGCGCCGCTGCACCGTCGATGTCGCAAAAGCGTTGCTGGCGCAGGCACTGGAACTCGCGTTTGCCAAAAAGCCTGGCAAAGCTCGCCTCGAAGCCTTACTTAACCAACTGAAAAAGCACACAGAAACAAGCATTGCAGCACGGTTATTCGTTAATCCCCGGCAATATGCGCAAGCTGCGGACTATTTAGCACAACATACCGATCTGCGCTGGTCGCTGGTAAGCGATAGCCAGCAGGCCAAAGATGAGGTGTGTCTGAAAAGCACTCACGGCAGTTTTACTCTGAGTTGGCAGACATTCAGCGAGAGTTTTATCGCGGCTATCAACGCGAGTGTTCCGCCAAACGATCAGCAAATAGATAATACTATGAAATAAAAGAGCCATTACCGCACAAGTAATGGCTCTGCCAGGCAATCAACGTTAGTAAATTTTGGTGATTTTATCCGGCGTCACCAGGTTATTGGCCAGATGGACCTCATCGAATGACCAGGCGTAATCGCCAAATCTTTCCAGACGGTTCTTTTCACGCAGCATGGCGATATACCCCGGCGGTGTGGTATTTGCCAGCTCCATATAGCGCTCATTATGCTCAACGTTTTCCCGCAGTGAGACACCGGGAATCCCTTTGGCGTCAATCTCATAAAGGTGGAAAACGCCGCCAAACTCGCCCCGGCCGAAGCGCTCCGCGCCTTCCCGCGTGCGCGCAACAAACACCACCGGGCCGGACATCATTTTCTCTACCCCGGCAAAGTAATTCCCGTCACGAAAACCTACCTGTTGCGGATCGCCGCGCCGTACCACGCGATCACTCTTCTCCACCCGGTACAACTTTGTAAAATCAGCTCGCTCAATGTAACCCCGGTCATTGAGATAGCTTCCAGAAGGTAACTGGATATTCGGTGCCCATGGGTTAACCGTAATCCCGTTGTCGGCATAAGGAGAGTGTTCCGCCCCGGACGTCACCACCGACGCGGGGGAGCTGCTTCGTGAACTCAAACCCGAAATGGGGGACTCAGTGTTTCGCGCAGGCGAAGCGCCGGCAAGCGAGGGGCTTTTGCTCTCCTCCCCAAACAGTGAAGCGCCGGGCGTGCGGGGGAGGCCGGTTGTGGACACCTCTTCTGAAAGCGCGGGTGAGAAGGGCGACGCCGGTGATGCTGAACGGCTTGCCGTCGCATCGAATACCGGTGTCGCAGGCGTTGGCGGCAGGCTGCTTTCCAGTGTCACCGGGGAGGAGGCGCGCGAATCTGGCCGCGATCGCGGCAGGCTTAAATCAAGCGGGCGATCGGTTGGCGATACGCTGCCGGACGTTGAGGTGCCGGGTTGCGAATCGACATCCATCGGCGTCGGGCGGGAAAGTGCGGCATCACGGCGCGCTTCAGCCAGCCCGGCGCGCGGGTTGCCATACATTTGCTGAGCAGGTGCGTTTAAAAATGGGGGGCTGATCCCGCCCGGCAACCCGCTGCGCTGCCACTCGCCGCCGGCGGATTCCACCGTGAGCACCGGTTTGCGTGTCGCTGGATCGATAATGCGCGCCCGGCCTTCGGCTGCGCGGAAATCCGGGCTGACTTCGTACACCTGGCTTTCCCCTTCTGCGGCGCGGTAACGCAGCAGCCAGCGGTCATTCCCGGCGGCGTCTTTCACCTGGTGAATCCCGCCCGCGCCGGCCTGGCTCTCTTTCAGCAGCGTCTCGCCATCCTGCAACGCGTATTGGCGAATATCACCTGCCAGCGAAGGGCGCAGGCGGTTCACCTCCGCCGCGATACCCGCTTCCGTCCCGGCTTCTTCCGTCAGAACCTCTTCCGGGGCGCTGCGCATTCCGGCAAGCGCAGCGCCTTCGCTGGACAGCGCTTCCTCGCTGAAGAGTTCCGCCATCGCACTGGCATCGGCGGCAAGACCGTCCAGCACCAGCAGCGTGCCGATATCCTTCATAAACAGCTCAGCATTCGACGGTTCATTCTGTTCGGTACGCAGCGGCTGCCCGACAAAATGGCGCAGTGCCTGCACCTTATCCTGGTCGCTGTAGTGCGCCAGCGCCTTACCTTCAAGGCCAGGGATATCGTTCTGGGTATTGGTTTTGTACTGCGCGCCGGTATTGATCTGCTGGTCGAAAAAATCCCGCGCCGCCGCCACCAGCAGCGTCGGTTCCCGCGCGTTGCCCTGCGCATCAAAATGCGTCCTGGCGCTGGCGGCATACTGCCCGCGAACGCTGTCCTGCAAATCCGCCAGTGCCCGGGGCTGTTTGTACCAGTCGGCGGGCAGGTCAGCCGGATCGTGAATGCCCGCTGCCGCAAGGCCATAAGCGAGAAGGGATTTTCGCGCCTCGTAAGGCGCGCCATAGGAGGCGGTAAAGCCGGATTCGCTGCTCTGGCCTTCGCGCTGGCGGATCATTTGCCCGGCAATCTGTTTTTCCAGCGTCGGGTAACCCTCACCGCGTGCATCGGTGGTAAAACGCAGGGTGCGGACATCAGGGCGCGCGACACGGTCATCATTATTATTTCCCGTCCCGGTATATAACGAGCCGGTGGGGATTTCGCGTTTGTTTTTGGCGGAAGTTTCCTCGCGGGTTATTGGCTGGGGAAATACAGGAATTGATACAGGATCGATTTTCATAACCACCTCTTTTGCATAAATAAAAAGATGTCGTACTACTGGTCGTCAAATTAATGACGCATACCTAATTTTTTCAGGAATGGCACGTCGACGGCGGGTAATTCAATATTTCCGGAAAAAATATTCTTAATATCATGCCTGAAAGGGTGTTCTGCATCTTTCAATCTGACAATGGTTATGGGGTCGCGTGATGCATTTC
This genomic interval from Kosakonia sacchari SP1 contains the following:
- a CDS encoding DMT family transporter; protein product: MTLSVFCILLFAALLHASWNAIVKAGSDKLYSAIAVSGSAALIALILLPFSPQPTLASAPYLIASCALQVIYTVLVAKTYQVADMSQTYPLMRGTAPLLVAIISVLWLGDSLSSMAWGGIAVICLSILGMAFNGRSQSRKGIWLALLNSCFIAGYTLVDGTGVRLAGSALGYTLWTFFMNGFCLLVWAMLARRQEVTRYLAANWKKGLPGGIGTMGSYGLALWAMTQAPLAIVAALRETSILFGALLAFLLLNEKVAGLRIIAACGIAVGAILLRLA
- a CDS encoding EscI/YscI/HrpB family type III secretion system inner rod protein → MCFITRAALNMVSNPQVVFQQNNNVLTRCGSTPKPPENNNTCCKPDDGKNCHKPDNDWNHCNKPNNDWNNCNKPSNNCHKPNNNWDGCNRPDNNWNSCNRPGNNGNNCSGTNNHHRPGNDRNDCNTDTKSILRQLSDMLEKLSRQAGRDLKSASGSNDPFDVLKANRSMSNYYLNNQFVSKMISKMTSSVERMTNLQ
- the sctJ gene encoding type III secretion system inner membrane ring lipoprotein SctJ, yielding MLIRAINAITLLLLVIFLSGCQGELALYQGLAEPAANAIVAELKDKGIEAAKRSDKTGYSVSISMSDLPEAVKILHSAGLPSQSYVSLGDVFRKEGMISSPLEERVRYIYALSQELEFTLSQIDGVIMARVHIVLPERISAGEPIQPASAAVFIKYNRDIRVEKLQPVIRRMALSSIPGMVDADDKKLSISFIPTEEYKAQGIAPENKKPNTMILYFLGGLCLLASLYFFIQKK
- a CDS encoding HrpE/YscL family type III secretion apparatus protein, coding for MLTMHKISPLAGISLVRQPVIRKEDVANFCLSDAVMDNAHLRAGEVIKQAQLTAEQLRQQAYEEVSTALWAQARVILDDWEKEREEMRRCTVDVAKALLAQALELAFAKKPGKARLEALLNQLKKHTETSIAARLFVNPRQYAQAADYLAQHTDLRWSLVSDSQQAKDEVCLKSTHGSFTLSWQTFSESFIAAINASVPPNDQQIDNTMK